In a genomic window of Kribbella amoyensis:
- a CDS encoding acyl-CoA dehydrogenase family protein has protein sequence MINLEVPRKFRAFVHQAHQVAAEMLRPNSRHYDQAEHEYPKELDLLAALVDGLGASGTGSGAGASGVRRAEGETGDGKVKNGSNLSSVLSILEMCWGDVGLLLSMPRQGLGNSAIASVASDEQLARFDGVWAAMAITEPGCGSDSANIRTTARLDGDHYVLDGEKIFVTAGGRCDAVVVWATLDKSLGRAAIKSFVVPKDTPGLTVERLEHKLGIRSSDTATLRFENCRVPAENLLGSPEIDRDKGFAGVMQTFDNTRPLVAAMAVGCARAALEVTRDLLAEAGVVLDYDRPTHHQPAAAATYLQLEADWEAAYLLTLQAAWMADNRRPNSLQASIAKAKAGRTANDVTLRCVELAGSLGYSEHHLLEKWARDSKILDIFEGTQQIQQLIVARKLLGKTSAELK, from the coding sequence ATGATCAACCTCGAGGTACCGCGAAAGTTCCGCGCGTTCGTGCACCAGGCCCACCAGGTCGCCGCCGAGATGCTCCGGCCGAACTCGCGGCACTACGACCAGGCCGAACACGAGTACCCCAAGGAACTCGACCTGCTGGCCGCGCTGGTCGACGGACTCGGCGCGAGCGGTACGGGTTCGGGAGCCGGCGCGAGCGGGGTACGCCGGGCCGAGGGCGAGACCGGCGACGGCAAGGTGAAGAACGGGTCCAACCTGTCCTCGGTGCTGTCGATCCTGGAGATGTGCTGGGGCGACGTCGGGTTGTTGCTGTCGATGCCGCGGCAGGGTCTGGGGAACTCGGCGATCGCGTCGGTCGCCTCGGACGAGCAGCTGGCCCGGTTCGACGGGGTGTGGGCCGCGATGGCGATCACCGAGCCGGGCTGTGGTTCGGACTCGGCGAACATCCGGACCACCGCGCGGCTCGACGGCGACCACTACGTCCTGGACGGGGAGAAGATCTTCGTCACCGCGGGCGGCCGCTGCGATGCCGTGGTGGTGTGGGCGACGCTGGACAAGTCGCTCGGCCGGGCCGCGATCAAGTCGTTCGTGGTCCCCAAGGACACCCCGGGTCTCACGGTGGAGCGGCTCGAACACAAGCTCGGCATCCGCTCGTCGGACACCGCCACGCTGCGCTTCGAGAACTGCCGCGTCCCGGCCGAGAACCTGCTCGGCTCACCCGAGATCGACCGGGACAAAGGGTTCGCGGGCGTCATGCAGACCTTCGACAACACCCGTCCCCTGGTCGCGGCGATGGCGGTCGGTTGCGCCCGAGCGGCCCTCGAAGTCACCCGCGATCTCCTGGCCGAAGCGGGTGTCGTCCTCGACTACGACCGACCGACCCACCACCAACCGGCGGCCGCCGCCACGTACCTCCAACTGGAAGCCGACTGGGAGGCCGCGTACCTCCTCACGCTGCAGGCCGCGTGGATGGCCGACAACCGTCGTCCGAACAGCCTCCAAGCCTCCATCGCCAAAGCCAAAGCCGGCCGCACCGCCAACGACGTGACCCTCCGCTGCGTAGAACTCGCCGGCAGCCTCGGCTACTCCGAACACCACTTGCTGGAGAAGTGGGCCCGCGACTCCAAGATCCTCGACATCTTCGAAGGCACCCAGCAGATCCAGCAACTCATCGTCGCCCGCAAGCTGCTGGGAAAGACCTCCGCCGAGCTGAAATAG
- a CDS encoding acyl-CoA dehydrogenase family protein has protein sequence MTVQPRTRNRRDVIGVGVALLNRVAKSRALDRLGWRKPAERVVFEATRTGFRTAGAVTRGFTAASRLAQPARLPVAAARGKFDLTPTEDQEMVVGVVREFAADVLRPVAADADTAGTTDPKVLSQSAELGLSLIEVPEDLGGIVTERSAVTGVLVAEAMAYGDMGQAVACLAPAAVSTALSLWGDETQQATYLPAFTGEHVPAAALAIVEPRPLFDPFTLRTRATRQRTGHLLNGVKSLVPRGAEAEVFVIAAQLEDQGPALFLIESDHPGVTIEAEPSMGLRAAGLSRVHLDDVPATQLGSFDDYAECVRLSRLGWCALSLGTAKAVLDYVTPYVNERTAFGEPISHRQSVAFMVADIGIELEGMRLVTYRAGSRAEQGLPYAREVALARRLCTDKGMRIGTDGVQLLGGHGFVKEHPVERWYRDLRAIGVMEGGVLV, from the coding sequence ATGACTGTGCAGCCGCGGACGAGAAATCGGCGGGACGTGATCGGGGTCGGCGTCGCGCTGCTGAACCGGGTGGCGAAGTCCCGGGCGCTGGACCGGCTCGGGTGGCGGAAGCCGGCCGAGCGGGTGGTGTTCGAGGCGACCCGGACCGGGTTCCGGACCGCGGGCGCCGTGACCCGGGGATTCACCGCGGCGAGCCGGTTGGCCCAGCCGGCCCGGTTGCCGGTCGCGGCCGCGCGCGGGAAGTTCGACCTGACCCCGACCGAGGACCAGGAGATGGTCGTCGGCGTGGTCCGCGAGTTCGCCGCCGACGTGCTGCGCCCCGTGGCCGCCGACGCGGACACCGCCGGGACCACCGATCCGAAGGTGCTCAGCCAGTCGGCCGAGCTCGGCCTCAGCCTGATCGAGGTGCCCGAGGACCTCGGCGGCATCGTCACCGAGCGATCTGCGGTGACCGGCGTCCTGGTCGCGGAGGCGATGGCGTACGGCGACATGGGCCAGGCGGTCGCGTGTCTGGCCCCGGCCGCGGTGAGTACGGCGTTGTCGTTGTGGGGTGACGAGACCCAGCAGGCGACGTACCTGCCCGCGTTCACCGGTGAGCACGTCCCGGCCGCCGCGCTCGCGATCGTCGAACCCCGGCCGCTGTTCGACCCGTTCACGCTGAGAACCAGGGCGACGAGGCAACGAACCGGTCACCTGCTCAACGGCGTGAAGTCGCTGGTACCACGAGGCGCCGAGGCCGAGGTGTTCGTGATCGCTGCCCAGCTTGAGGACCAGGGTCCGGCGTTGTTCCTGATCGAGTCGGACCACCCCGGAGTGACGATCGAGGCCGAGCCGTCGATGGGATTGCGCGCGGCCGGGTTGAGCCGGGTCCACCTCGACGACGTCCCCGCGACCCAGCTCGGCAGTTTCGACGACTACGCCGAGTGCGTCCGGCTGTCCCGGCTCGGCTGGTGCGCGCTGAGCCTCGGTACGGCGAAGGCGGTGCTCGACTACGTCACGCCGTACGTGAACGAGCGGACCGCGTTCGGTGAGCCGATCAGTCACCGGCAGTCGGTGGCGTTCATGGTGGCCGATATCGGGATCGAGCTGGAGGGGATGCGGCTGGTGACGTACCGAGCCGGATCCCGTGCGGAACAAGGGCTCCCGTACGCCCGGGAGGTCGCGCTCGCGCGTCGGTTGTGCACGGACAAGGGGATGCGGATCGGGACCGACGGGGTGCAGTTGCTCGGCGGGCACGGGTTCGTCAAGGAGCACCCGGTGGAACGGTGGTACCGCGATCTGCGGGCGATCGGCGTGATGGAAGGCGGGGTGCTGGTCTGA
- a CDS encoding helix-turn-helix transcriptional regulator has translation MSGDVGPLLVGRESERTVLRDAYRRSRAQATTVLVSGEAGIGKSRLVGSVLQELPGEPLVLTGGCLEFGTTGLPFGPIAGVLRSLLRQAGPMGARSVLGDRLTSWLEGGDTDAIGDRGRLLRELVALVERLATERPTVLLIEDLHWADEASRDLFVHLARNLGRAGLLLIGTVRTGELVVRHPLRQLLGELGRRAEVTTVDLGPLSRREVGDLVAARGNGAVSPAVAAAIHRRSGGNPLFVEALSDSDGSAGGLPALLLERVARLPDAAREVLGAIAVAGSRVSDTVLATVVDLSPDDLAGAVRVLVDRGQLDVVGGNGYRFRHDLIREAVYGDLLPGERRRLHRRYAETLARTRDPGDLDLVAELARHWSIADEPEQALTAAWQTALLARDRTAFDEALRQLEVVLSLWSKVADPGGLIGRDRGEVLELAGAAAFEAGDNDAGLRHVHAALAALDPGREPRRYALLLGRRARLESRANAGGAESITEALALVPAGQDDAVRARLLGDALMVLVLDDDLVRLAAVCAESQVLGEARADHLLLARAHIARAYRPELRSAGTAEENYGEAVRLARLAGDDPALLTAWQYLSIELSWQGRDHEALGVLAEAAEHAEATGLRRSRGSMLTVVACDPLLRLGRWDEALDLLEEALADSPPPLFRASLQFYQAWILVARGEWAVPRTSLPELYAIAATGWPAFKMQSAAYAVGLDLAVAAADFDEAGRLIDRLLAADDEYRRETPAVPLLVLSGLRALRAARGAAPRNQAVAVRTAYRRQRVLAMLERWPGRGPMEAAYRLAIAAETGPGQLADWDAAVEGWRAIGDVQQIAVTLVTAAEVALRSSNRSGAATRLRQAQELAERLGAAPLLTRIEELGARARLSPGTERAQRPGHGLTARELVVLRVLAQGRSNREIAAELFVSPNTVAHHVKSIFAKLAVNSRAEATALAHRSGLLDS, from the coding sequence GTGAGCGGCGACGTCGGTCCGCTGCTGGTCGGGCGCGAATCGGAGCGAACGGTGCTACGGGACGCCTACCGGAGATCACGCGCTCAGGCGACGACCGTTCTGGTGTCCGGCGAGGCTGGGATCGGCAAGTCCCGCCTGGTCGGCTCGGTGCTCCAGGAGTTGCCCGGCGAGCCGCTCGTTCTGACGGGCGGTTGCCTCGAGTTCGGTACGACGGGCCTGCCGTTCGGGCCGATCGCCGGCGTCCTGCGCAGCCTCCTGCGGCAGGCGGGGCCGATGGGAGCGCGGTCGGTGCTGGGGGATCGGCTGACGAGCTGGCTGGAGGGCGGCGACACCGACGCGATCGGTGATCGCGGCCGGTTGTTGCGCGAACTGGTCGCCTTGGTCGAGCGCTTGGCCACCGAGCGTCCCACGGTGCTGCTGATCGAGGATCTGCACTGGGCGGACGAGGCCAGCCGGGACCTGTTCGTCCACCTCGCCCGCAACCTCGGCCGAGCCGGGCTCCTGCTGATCGGCACGGTCCGGACCGGCGAGCTGGTCGTCAGGCATCCGCTGCGGCAACTTCTGGGCGAGCTCGGCCGGCGCGCGGAGGTGACGACCGTTGACCTCGGGCCGCTGTCACGCCGCGAGGTAGGTGACCTGGTGGCGGCCCGAGGCAACGGTGCCGTCTCCCCGGCGGTCGCGGCCGCGATCCATCGGCGCAGTGGTGGCAACCCGCTGTTCGTCGAGGCCCTCTCCGACTCCGACGGATCGGCCGGCGGTCTGCCGGCCTTGCTGCTGGAGCGCGTCGCGCGCCTGCCAGATGCTGCCCGAGAGGTCCTGGGGGCGATCGCGGTGGCCGGTTCGCGCGTCAGCGACACGGTGCTCGCGACCGTCGTGGACCTCTCCCCGGACGACCTGGCCGGCGCGGTGCGGGTACTGGTGGACCGCGGCCAGCTGGACGTTGTCGGCGGCAACGGCTATCGCTTCCGCCACGATCTGATCCGGGAGGCGGTCTACGGCGATCTGCTCCCAGGGGAACGGCGCCGGCTGCACCGCCGGTACGCCGAGACACTCGCCCGGACCCGCGACCCGGGCGACCTGGACCTGGTCGCGGAGCTGGCCCGGCACTGGTCGATCGCGGACGAGCCCGAGCAGGCCCTGACCGCGGCCTGGCAGACGGCGCTCCTCGCTCGGGACAGGACCGCCTTCGACGAAGCGTTGCGGCAGTTGGAGGTCGTCCTGTCGCTCTGGTCGAAGGTGGCGGATCCCGGCGGGCTGATCGGCCGCGATCGGGGCGAGGTCCTGGAACTGGCGGGAGCGGCCGCCTTCGAGGCCGGGGACAACGACGCCGGACTGCGGCACGTCCATGCAGCGCTGGCGGCTCTCGACCCGGGGCGAGAGCCGCGGCGGTACGCGCTGCTGCTCGGACGGCGGGCTCGGCTGGAGAGCCGCGCGAACGCCGGCGGCGCGGAGTCGATCACCGAGGCGCTGGCCCTCGTGCCGGCGGGGCAGGACGACGCCGTGCGCGCCAGGCTGCTCGGTGACGCGCTGATGGTCCTCGTGCTCGACGACGACCTCGTCCGACTGGCCGCGGTCTGCGCGGAATCCCAGGTCCTCGGCGAGGCCAGGGCAGATCATCTCCTGCTGGCCCGAGCCCACATCGCGCGGGCGTACCGGCCCGAGCTGCGGTCCGCCGGCACCGCCGAGGAGAACTACGGTGAGGCGGTCCGGCTGGCTCGGCTGGCCGGTGACGACCCCGCGTTGCTGACGGCCTGGCAGTACCTGTCCATCGAGCTGAGCTGGCAGGGTCGCGACCACGAGGCACTGGGCGTGCTTGCCGAGGCGGCCGAGCACGCGGAGGCGACCGGGCTGCGGCGGTCGCGAGGGTCGATGCTGACCGTGGTCGCCTGCGACCCCCTGCTCCGGCTGGGCCGGTGGGACGAAGCGCTCGATCTCCTCGAGGAGGCGCTGGCCGACAGCCCGCCGCCGCTGTTCCGTGCGTCCCTGCAGTTCTACCAGGCATGGATCCTGGTCGCCCGCGGCGAGTGGGCTGTCCCGCGGACGAGCCTCCCGGAGCTTTACGCGATCGCCGCGACCGGCTGGCCCGCGTTCAAGATGCAGAGCGCGGCGTACGCGGTCGGCCTGGACCTGGCTGTCGCGGCCGCGGACTTCGACGAGGCCGGCCGGCTGATCGACCGGCTGCTCGCCGCCGACGACGAGTACCGCCGGGAGACCCCGGCTGTGCCGCTGCTGGTCCTCAGCGGGTTGCGGGCGCTGCGGGCCGCCCGGGGAGCTGCCCCGCGGAACCAGGCAGTGGCCGTTCGGACGGCCTACCGCCGGCAGCGGGTGCTGGCGATGCTCGAGCGGTGGCCGGGGCGGGGTCCGATGGAAGCGGCGTACCGCCTCGCGATCGCGGCGGAGACCGGCCCGGGGCAGCTGGCCGACTGGGACGCCGCCGTCGAGGGCTGGCGGGCTATCGGCGACGTCCAGCAGATCGCTGTCACCCTGGTGACCGCTGCCGAGGTCGCACTGCGGTCGAGCAACCGCAGCGGAGCCGCGACCCGGCTCAGGCAGGCGCAGGAACTGGCCGAACGCCTGGGAGCGGCGCCGCTGCTGACCAGGATCGAGGAACTGGGCGCGCGGGCACGCCTTTCCCCGGGGACGGAACGCGCCCAGCGGCCCGGCCATGGGTTGACTGCGCGTGAACTCGTGGTTCTGCGCGTCCTGGCGCAGGGCCGATCGAACCGGGAGATCGCCGCCGAACTCTTCGTGTCGCCGAACACGGTGGCGCACCACGTGAAGAGCATCTTCGCCAAGCTCGCGGTGAACTCGCGGGCCGAGGCCACCGCGCTGGCGCATCGCAGCGGGCTGCTGGACTCCTGA
- a CDS encoding YciI family protein, which produces MPQYAVLLYSPAPADVAEMPPEELAAHEAHGAEIERLGATVLSGYALDSSRHARFVRGSTVSGPAEAGTGDVLAGFMVIEARDTDHAVQVAKRNPARVRGAVEVRPLL; this is translated from the coding sequence ATGCCGCAGTACGCCGTCCTGCTCTACAGCCCCGCTCCCGCCGACGTCGCCGAGATGCCGCCGGAGGAGCTGGCCGCCCACGAAGCCCACGGCGCCGAGATCGAGCGACTCGGTGCGACCGTGCTGTCCGGCTACGCGCTGGACAGCAGCCGGCACGCCCGGTTCGTCCGCGGGTCCACGGTGTCCGGCCCGGCGGAGGCCGGCACCGGCGACGTCCTGGCCGGGTTCATGGTCATCGAGGCTCGAGACACCGACCACGCCGTGCAGGTCGCCAAGCGCAATCCGGCGCGCGTGCGGGGTGCGGTCGAGGTACGCCCGCTGCTCTGA
- a CDS encoding MFS transporter — MTDITTTKATRREWIGLFVLALPTLLLSLDVSVLYLALPKLTADLGADSTQQLWILDIYSFLLAGFLVTMGTLGDRIGRRKLLLIGAAVFGAASVLAAYASSPELLIACRALLGLAGATLMPSTLALIRNMFHDPVQLGQAIGVWFGCFMVGMLIGPVVGGLLLEQFWWGSAFLLGVPVMLLLLILGPALLPEYRDPAAGRLDPASVGLSLVAILPTIWGLKALARDGWSVLGLVAIMAGIAAGTGFVRRQRRLDYPLLDVDLFRAGRFTAALTVSLAAGVVMAGVSLQAALYLQVVEELSPLRAGLWLIPQTVAMIAGLNLAPHVARRFGTSSTVAGGLVVAAAGLLVLGLGSLETLIAGLVVSAFGLSLPMALTMNLMLSAAPPERAGSVASLSETSGEGGIALGVALLGTLGTIVYRDRLDLPEGVPAGIAERARSGVSEAVVVADSVGGSLGGAIEHAAKAAFGTGLTVVAVAGAAAFLACGLLAALALRERAAAEADLVEQEKVAEAA, encoded by the coding sequence ATGACTGACATCACGACCACCAAGGCGACCAGGAGGGAGTGGATCGGGCTCTTTGTGCTCGCGCTGCCAACGCTGTTGCTGTCGCTGGATGTGAGTGTGCTCTACCTTGCGTTGCCCAAGCTGACCGCCGACCTCGGCGCGGACAGTACGCAGCAGCTGTGGATCCTGGACATCTACTCCTTCCTGCTGGCCGGGTTCCTCGTCACGATGGGGACCCTCGGCGACCGGATCGGCCGGCGCAAGCTGTTGCTGATCGGCGCGGCAGTCTTCGGCGCGGCGTCCGTGCTGGCGGCCTACGCGAGCAGCCCGGAGCTGCTGATCGCCTGCCGGGCCCTGCTCGGTCTCGCCGGGGCGACGCTGATGCCGTCGACCTTGGCACTGATCCGCAACATGTTCCACGACCCGGTCCAGCTGGGACAGGCGATCGGTGTCTGGTTCGGCTGCTTCATGGTGGGAATGCTGATCGGCCCGGTGGTCGGCGGGCTCCTGCTGGAGCAGTTCTGGTGGGGCTCGGCGTTCCTGCTCGGCGTCCCGGTCATGCTGTTGCTGCTGATCCTCGGTCCGGCGCTGTTGCCGGAGTACCGCGATCCCGCCGCCGGGCGACTCGATCCGGCCAGCGTCGGGTTGTCGCTGGTCGCGATCCTGCCGACGATCTGGGGACTCAAGGCACTCGCTCGCGACGGCTGGTCGGTGCTCGGCCTGGTCGCGATCATGGCCGGAATCGCGGCGGGCACCGGATTCGTCCGCCGGCAGCGCCGGCTCGACTATCCGCTGCTCGACGTGGACCTGTTCCGCGCCGGCCGGTTCACGGCGGCGCTGACGGTCTCGCTGGCCGCGGGCGTCGTGATGGCCGGAGTCTCCCTGCAGGCCGCGCTGTACCTGCAGGTCGTCGAGGAACTGTCGCCGCTGCGGGCCGGGCTGTGGCTGATTCCGCAGACCGTGGCGATGATCGCCGGGCTCAACCTGGCGCCGCACGTCGCGCGGAGATTCGGGACTTCGAGCACGGTGGCCGGCGGTCTGGTCGTCGCGGCGGCGGGTCTGCTCGTCCTCGGTCTGGGCAGCCTCGAAACCCTGATCGCCGGGCTGGTGGTCTCCGCCTTCGGCCTCAGCCTGCCGATGGCGCTGACGATGAACCTGATGCTCAGCGCGGCACCGCCAGAGCGCGCCGGGTCGGTCGCCTCGCTGTCCGAGACCAGCGGCGAGGGTGGTATCGCGCTCGGCGTCGCCCTTCTCGGAACGCTGGGCACCATCGTCTACCGGGATCGGCTCGACCTCCCCGAAGGTGTCCCCGCGGGCATCGCCGAACGCGCCCGGAGCGGGGTCAGCGAGGCGGTCGTGGTGGCGGACTCGGTGGGCGGATCGCTCGGCGGCGCGATCGAGCACGCGGCCAAGGCCGCGTTCGGCACCGGATTGACAGTGGTCGCCGTCGCCGGCGCTGCAGCGTTCCTCGCCTGTGGTCTGCTGGCCGCGCTGGCCCTGCGGGAGCGAGCCGCGGCGGAAGCGGATCTTGTCGAACAGGAGAAGGTCGCGGAAGCGGCCTGA
- a CDS encoding RNA polymerase sigma factor, whose translation MGEARVEGLLRELAPQVLGFLARRHGQFDLCEDATQEALLAAATQWPTDGVPANPRGWLITVATRRLTDQFRSESARRRREDSVAAMGGTEELVSPAADHEEASASDDTLTLLFLCCHPAVTPASQVALTLRAVGGLTTAEIARAFMVPEATMAPRISRAKKSIKAAGSRFVLPPEEERADRLRVVLQVLYLIFNEGYTASSGPELQRVELTAEAIRLTRMLSDLLPGDGEVAGLLALMLLTDARRAARSTPDGRLVPIDEQDRTLWNRERIDEGAALVLRTLAHGEVGPYQLQAAIAAIHAEAPSADETDWPQILALYQLLEKLSPNPMVTLNRAIALAQVEGPEAGLDLLATLDDDQRMTGNHRLDAVRGHLLERAGQLPAAREHFLAAAQRTTSLPEQQYLSAKAADIAQAITGG comes from the coding sequence GTGGGCGAGGCGCGGGTCGAAGGGTTGCTGCGGGAGCTCGCGCCGCAGGTGCTGGGATTCCTGGCCCGGCGGCACGGCCAGTTCGACCTGTGCGAGGACGCCACCCAGGAGGCGTTGCTGGCCGCGGCGACCCAGTGGCCGACGGACGGCGTACCGGCGAACCCGCGCGGCTGGCTGATCACCGTCGCGACCCGGCGGCTCACCGACCAGTTCCGGAGCGAGAGCGCACGCCGCCGCCGGGAGGACTCGGTCGCCGCGATGGGTGGGACCGAGGAGCTGGTGTCGCCGGCCGCGGACCACGAGGAGGCGTCGGCCTCGGACGACACGCTCACCTTGCTGTTCCTCTGCTGTCACCCCGCGGTCACGCCGGCGTCCCAGGTCGCGTTGACGCTGCGCGCGGTCGGCGGTCTCACCACGGCGGAGATCGCCCGGGCCTTCATGGTGCCGGAGGCAACGATGGCGCCGCGGATCAGCCGGGCGAAGAAGAGCATCAAGGCGGCCGGCAGCCGGTTCGTGCTGCCGCCCGAGGAGGAGCGCGCCGACCGGTTGCGGGTGGTGCTGCAGGTGCTCTACCTGATCTTCAACGAGGGCTACACCGCCAGCTCCGGTCCCGAACTGCAGCGCGTCGAGCTGACCGCGGAGGCGATCCGGCTGACCCGGATGCTGTCCGACCTGCTGCCCGGCGACGGGGAGGTGGCCGGCCTGCTCGCGCTGATGCTGCTCACCGACGCCCGCCGCGCGGCCCGCAGTACGCCGGACGGGCGGCTGGTGCCGATCGACGAGCAGGACCGCACGCTGTGGAACCGCGAGCGCATCGACGAAGGCGCCGCGCTGGTCCTGCGGACCCTCGCGCACGGCGAGGTCGGGCCGTACCAGTTGCAGGCCGCGATCGCCGCGATCCATGCGGAGGCGCCGAGCGCGGACGAGACGGACTGGCCGCAGATCCTCGCGCTGTACCAGCTGCTGGAGAAGCTGTCGCCGAACCCGATGGTCACACTGAACCGCGCGATCGCGTTGGCTCAGGTGGAAGGCCCGGAAGCCGGGCTCGACCTGCTCGCGACACTCGACGACGACCAGCGGATGACCGGCAACCACCGGCTCGATGCCGTTCGGGGGCACCTGCTCGAACGAGCCGGCCAGCTCCCGGCGGCGCGCGAGCACTTCCTCGCGGCCGCCCAGCGCACGACCAGCCTGCCGGAGCAGCAGTATCTGAGCGCCAAAGCCGCCGATATCGCCCAGGCGATCACCGGCGGCTGA
- a CDS encoding TetR/AcrR family transcriptional regulator gives MSDTAESGSRSRTRRAILDAAVRVSAQRRNPSLADIAAEANVARSTLHRYFADRAELVQAVADDLLVTFGRVIADAQLEEGPPRAALQRLLTGYFELAEQIYFLFNEPSFNTPEPGTEVEQFFGKLDEVTRPVEALIVRGQEAGVIAPNLTVDWIMRLLLWMVYIGWEAVEEKALSRLSAPATMLQTIETGILTPPSR, from the coding sequence ATGAGTGACACCGCCGAGTCCGGCAGCCGCAGTCGCACCCGGCGCGCGATCCTGGACGCCGCGGTCCGGGTCTCCGCGCAACGCCGGAACCCGTCGCTGGCCGACATCGCCGCCGAGGCGAACGTGGCCCGCAGTACGTTGCACCGGTACTTCGCCGACCGGGCCGAGCTGGTCCAGGCGGTCGCCGACGACCTGCTGGTGACTTTCGGGCGGGTGATCGCGGACGCGCAACTGGAGGAGGGTCCGCCGCGGGCGGCGTTGCAGCGGCTGCTCACCGGGTACTTCGAGCTGGCCGAGCAGATCTACTTCCTGTTCAACGAGCCGAGCTTCAACACCCCGGAGCCGGGCACCGAGGTGGAGCAGTTCTTCGGGAAGCTGGACGAGGTGACCCGGCCGGTCGAGGCGCTGATCGTGCGGGGGCAGGAGGCCGGTGTGATCGCGCCGAACCTGACCGTCGACTGGATCATGCGGCTGCTGCTCTGGATGGTCTACATCGGCTGGGAGGCGGTCGAGGAGAAGGCGCTGTCCCGGTTGTCGGCGCCGGCCACGATGCTGCAGACCATCGAGACCGGCATCCTCACCCCGCCGTCTCGCTGA
- a CDS encoding ABC transporter ATP-binding protein translates to MSETKRWQNLRLLWSFVRPHRRTLALGLLLGLGATGASLATPLVTKSILDGLASSASIGPAVTLLVILLVAGSLVGMVQWILLGRLGERVVLDARSSMVRRLFRVRVGELAHRTPGELVTRVTSDTVLLREAAASSLVELVNGSIGLIGALVLMAMLDGVLLATTLVALAIVGVAVAVLMPPMAKAQEQAQGAVGRLGGVLEGALRAIRTVKASRAEARESSRVIVEAEESARQAIRAVRYEAGAYTAAGFGIGLAIMLILGVGAWRVGEDLLTVSALVAFLLYAFQLMEPVTTLATTVSGLQAGIAAAARIREVDALEVEPTDDSHPRALTSRRPIGELSTSALSFESVTARYAPGSAPAIQDVSLEIPRVGHTAIVGPSGAGKTTIFSLLLRFLNPDTGRLILDGTPLPDWSLTDLRRRIVYVEQDTPLVPGTLRENLLYTHEDADEEAIWDALRAVRLEERVKSLPDGLDTKLSTAVISGGERQRIALARALVGDPEILLLDEATAQLDGLTEAAVHEVIARIARTGAVLTIAHRLSTVIDAHQIIVLEAGQVRARGTHQHLLATDALYQDLVAALRIAAQPA, encoded by the coding sequence GTGAGTGAAACCAAGCGCTGGCAGAACCTGCGCCTGCTGTGGTCCTTCGTCCGGCCGCACCGCCGGACGCTGGCCCTCGGCCTGCTGCTCGGCCTGGGCGCGACCGGGGCGTCACTGGCCACACCGTTGGTGACCAAGTCGATCCTGGACGGGCTCGCGTCCTCGGCGTCGATCGGTCCGGCGGTGACGCTGCTGGTGATCCTGTTGGTGGCCGGATCGCTGGTCGGGATGGTGCAGTGGATCCTGCTCGGCCGGCTGGGCGAGCGGGTCGTGCTCGACGCGCGCAGCTCGATGGTGCGGCGGTTGTTCCGCGTCCGCGTCGGCGAGCTTGCCCACCGGACGCCGGGCGAGCTGGTCACCCGGGTCACCTCCGACACGGTGCTGCTGCGGGAGGCGGCGGCGTCCAGCCTGGTCGAGCTGGTGAACGGGTCGATCGGCCTCATCGGTGCCCTGGTGTTGATGGCGATGCTCGACGGTGTCCTGCTGGCGACCACCCTCGTCGCTCTCGCGATCGTCGGGGTGGCGGTCGCGGTCCTGATGCCGCCGATGGCGAAAGCGCAGGAGCAGGCCCAGGGCGCGGTCGGCCGGCTCGGTGGTGTCCTCGAAGGCGCCCTGCGCGCGATCCGGACGGTCAAGGCGAGCCGGGCCGAGGCGCGGGAGAGCAGCCGGGTCATCGTCGAGGCGGAGGAGTCCGCGCGCCAGGCGATCCGCGCGGTCCGGTACGAGGCGGGCGCCTACACCGCCGCCGGGTTCGGGATCGGGCTGGCGATCATGCTGATCCTCGGCGTCGGCGCCTGGCGCGTCGGCGAGGACCTGCTGACCGTCTCGGCGCTGGTCGCCTTCCTGCTGTACGCGTTCCAGCTGATGGAGCCGGTGACCACGCTCGCGACGACGGTGAGCGGGCTACAGGCCGGGATCGCGGCCGCGGCGCGGATCCGCGAGGTCGACGCGCTCGAGGTGGAGCCCACCGACGACAGCCACCCGCGGGCGCTGACGAGCCGGCGGCCGATCGGCGAGCTGAGTACGTCGGCCCTCTCCTTCGAGAGCGTGACCGCCCGGTACGCCCCGGGCTCGGCGCCTGCGATCCAGGACGTGAGCCTGGAGATCCCACGGGTCGGGCACACCGCGATCGTGGGTCCGTCCGGCGCGGGCAAGACGACGATCTTCTCACTGCTGCTCCGCTTCCTGAACCCGGACACCGGCCGGCTGATCCTCGACGGAACCCCCTTGCCGGACTGGTCCCTCACCGACCTGCGCCGCCGCATCGTGTACGTCGAGCAGGACACTCCCCTGGTCCCCGGCACGCTGCGGGAGAACCTGCTCTACACCCACGAGGACGCCGACGAGGAAGCGATCTGGGACGCGCTCCGGGCGGTCCGCCTGGAGGAGCGGGTCAAGTCACTCCCTGACGGGCTGGACACGAAGCTGTCCACGGCCGTCATCTCCGGCGGCGAACGGCAGCGCATCGCCCTGGCCCGTGCCCTCGTCGGCGACCCGGAGATCCTGTTGCTCGACGAGGCCACGGCTCAGCTGGACGGGCTGACCGAGGCCGCCGTGCACGAGGTGATCGCCCGGATCGCCCGTACCGGCGCGGTGCTCACGATCGCGCACCGCCTGAGTACGGTGATCGACGCGCACCAGATCATCGTGCTCGAAGCCGGCCAGGTCCGGGCTCGTGGGACGCACCAGCACCTGCTGGCCACCGACGCCCTCTACCAGGACCTGGTCGCCGCCCTCCGCATCGCCGCCCAGCCCGCCTGA